In Brienomyrus brachyistius isolate T26 chromosome 3, BBRACH_0.4, whole genome shotgun sequence, the following proteins share a genomic window:
- the LOC125738685 gene encoding uncharacterized abhydrolase domain-containing protein DDB_G0269086-like: MPQAGTEASQKRLRRDQELGRDQELGRDQELGRDQELGRDQELGRDQELGLQAIAVGALARELQGTAAGAPQERLQQGGQGQERSQGQELQQAAAVGAPARELQVAAVGAPARELQVAAVGAPGQEQERGQEQERGQEQERGQEQERGQEQERGQEQELAAVGAPARELQQAAAEGAPARELQQAAAEGAPARELQQAAAEGAPARELQQAAAEGVPLQELERGQELEHSQEQELAAVGAPARELQQAAAEGAPARELQQAAAEGAPARELQQAAAEGVPLQELERGQELEHGQEQELAAVGAPARELQQAAAEGAPARELQQAAAEGARLQELERSQEQELAAVGAPARELQVAAVGAPARELQQAAKAAAQAAAAQAAAAAKAAAQAAAAAKAAAQAAAAAKAAMAAARERGPRAAGAEGAPRVRPLQRAAEGGPLYRRSPVSFSLAGA, from the exons ATGCCACAG GCGGGGACAGAAGCGTCTCAGAAGCGGCtgcggcgagatcaggaactggggcgagatcaggaactggggcgagatcaggaactggggcgagatcaggaactggggcgagatcaggaactggggcgagatcaggaactggggctgcaggcaattgctgtgggggcgctcgcccgggaactgcaggggactgcagcgggggcacctcaggagcggctgcagcagggcggtcagggacaggagcgcagtcagggacaggagctgcagcaggcggctgcagtgggggcgcctgcccgggagctgcaggttgctgcagtgggggcgccggcccgggagctgcaggtggctgcagtgggggcgcctggacaggaacaggagcgcggtcaggaacaggagcgcggtcaggaacaggagcgcggtcaggaacaggagcgcggtcaggaacaggagcgcggtcaggaacaggagctggctgcagtgggggcgcctgcccgggagctgcagcag gcggctgcagagggggcgcctgcccgggagctgcagcaggcggctgcagagggggcgcctgcccgggagctgcagcaggcggctgcagagggggcgcctgcccgggagctgcagcaggcggctgcagagggggtgcctctgcaggaactggagcgcggtcaggaactggaacacagtcaggaacaggagctggctgcagtgggggcgcctgcccgggagctgcagcaggcggctgcagagggggcgcctgcccgggagctgcagcaggcggctgcagagggggcgcctgcccgggagctgcagcaggcggctgcagagggggtgcctctgcaggaactggagcgcggtcaggaactggaacacggtcaggaacaggagctggctgcagtgggggcgcctgcccgggagctgcagcaggcggctgcagagggggcgcctgcccgggagctgcagcaggcggctgcagagggggcgcggctgcaggaactggagcgcagtcaggaacaggagctggctgcagtgggggcgcctgcccgggagctgcaggttgctgcagtgggggcgcctgcccgggagctgcagcaggcagcgaaggcggctgcgcaggcggcggctgcgcaggcggcggcagcggcgaaggcggctgcgcaggcggcggcagcggcgaaggcggctgcgcaggcggcggcagcggcgaaggcggcaatggcggctgcacgggagcggggtccgcgggcggcaggagcggagggagctcctcgggtccGGCCGTtgcagcgagcagcggagggaggtcctctgtaccggcgatcgccggtctccttctccctcgctggcgcctag